Proteins found in one Paraburkholderia caballeronis genomic segment:
- a CDS encoding ABC transporter substrate-binding protein: MKFRAIMGALCAAGLMCGAASAQAAESLSVLHWWTSGGESKAVGVLKDDMQKQGYVWKDFAVAGGAGAAAMTALKTQVISGNAPSAAQIKGPLIQEWAEQGVLVPIDSVTGDWKANLPPQIDKIIQADGHYVAAPFSVHRVNWVWINKAALDKVGAKPPTTWAEFFTVADKLKAAGIQPVAAGGQPWQDLTLWEDVVLSQGADFYKKAIVDLDQKTLTSQQMVGVFDTVRKIESYMDNGRTGRDWNLATAMVINGKAAMQFMGDWAKGEFANAGKQPGKDYICAPVPATEKAFTFNVDSFVFFQQKDQKAATPGQLALAKTIMTPAFQEQFSLYKGSIPVRLGVPMDRFDDCGKRAYADEQVAIKAGGYVPSLAHGMAQRDATAGAITDVVTKFMNSTQDSKSAVEALARAAKTK; this comes from the coding sequence ATGAAATTCCGTGCGATCATGGGCGCACTGTGCGCCGCGGGTCTGATGTGTGGCGCAGCGTCGGCGCAGGCAGCCGAGTCGTTGTCGGTGCTGCACTGGTGGACTTCGGGCGGCGAGTCGAAGGCGGTCGGCGTCCTGAAGGACGACATGCAGAAGCAGGGCTACGTCTGGAAGGACTTCGCGGTCGCCGGCGGCGCCGGCGCCGCGGCGATGACCGCGCTGAAGACCCAGGTGATCTCGGGCAACGCGCCGAGCGCCGCGCAGATCAAGGGGCCGCTGATCCAGGAATGGGCCGAGCAGGGCGTGCTGGTGCCGATCGATTCGGTCACCGGCGACTGGAAGGCGAACCTGCCCCCGCAGATCGACAAGATCATCCAGGCCGACGGCCACTACGTTGCCGCGCCGTTCTCCGTGCACCGCGTGAACTGGGTGTGGATCAACAAGGCCGCGCTCGACAAGGTCGGCGCGAAGCCGCCGACCACGTGGGCCGAATTCTTCACGGTTGCCGACAAGCTGAAGGCCGCCGGCATCCAGCCGGTCGCCGCGGGCGGCCAGCCGTGGCAGGACCTGACGCTGTGGGAAGACGTGGTGCTGTCGCAAGGCGCCGACTTCTACAAGAAGGCGATCGTCGATCTCGACCAGAAGACGCTGACGTCGCAGCAGATGGTCGGCGTGTTCGACACGGTCCGCAAGATCGAGTCGTACATGGACAACGGCCGCACCGGCCGCGACTGGAACCTCGCGACCGCGATGGTCATCAACGGCAAGGCCGCCATGCAGTTCATGGGCGACTGGGCGAAGGGCGAGTTCGCGAACGCGGGCAAGCAGCCGGGCAAGGACTACATCTGCGCGCCGGTGCCGGCGACCGAGAAGGCGTTCACGTTCAACGTCGACTCGTTCGTGTTCTTCCAGCAGAAGGACCAGAAGGCGGCGACGCCGGGCCAGCTCGCGCTCGCGAAGACCATCATGACGCCGGCGTTCCAGGAGCAGTTCAGCCTGTACAAGGGCTCGATCCCGGTGCGTCTCGGCGTGCCGATGGACCGCTTCGACGACTGCGGCAAGCGCGCGTACGCGGACGAGCAGGTCGCGATCAAGGCGGGCGGTTATGTGCCGTCGCTCGCGCACGGGATGGCGCAGCGTGACGCGACCGCCGGCGCGATCACCGACGTCGTGACGAAGTTCATGAACTCGACGCAGGATTCGAAGAGCGCGGTCGAAGCGCTCGCACGGGCTGCGAAGACGAAGTAA
- a CDS encoding bifunctional transcriptional regulator/glucokinase translates to MSTGVQTRTAPTAGQHADGPRLLADIGGTNARFALETAPGEIGQVRVYPCADYPGVADVIAQYLKDTKVSRVNHAAIAIANPVDGDQVRMTNHDWTFSIEATRRALGFDTLLVVNDFTALAMALPGLTDTQRQQVGGGQRRQNSVIGLLGPGTGLGVSGLIPADDRWIALGSEGGHASFSPQDEREDLVLQFARKKWPHVSFERVCAGPGIELIYRALAARDKKRLPANLDTADVVTRAQGGEPLAAEAVECFCGILGSFAGNIAVTLGALGGIYIGGGVVPRLGELFTRSSFRARFEAKGRFDAYLANVPTYVITAEYPAFLGVSAILAEQLSNRAGGGSSAVFERIRQMRDALTPAERRVADLALNHPRSIINDPIVDIARKADVSQPTVIRFCRSLGCQGLSDFKLKLATGLTGTIPVSHSQVHLGDTATDFGAKVLDNTVSAILQLREHLNFEHVEQAITLLNSARRIEFYGLGNSHIVAQDAHYKFFRFGIPTIAYGDLYMQAASAALLGRGDVIVAVSKSGRAPELLRVLEVAMQAGAKVIAITSSNTPLAKRATVALETDHIEMRESQLSMISRILHLLMIDILAVGVAIRRASPDADVSDAVARAKENADDDATAVLDWLSHGASSTTRD, encoded by the coding sequence ATGTCTACTGGTGTGCAAACTAGAACCGCCCCGACCGCGGGCCAGCACGCCGACGGACCGAGGCTGCTCGCCGACATCGGCGGCACCAACGCGCGCTTCGCGCTCGAAACCGCGCCGGGCGAGATCGGCCAGGTGCGCGTGTATCCGTGCGCGGACTATCCGGGCGTCGCCGACGTCATCGCGCAATACCTGAAAGACACGAAGGTCAGCCGCGTGAACCACGCGGCGATCGCGATCGCGAACCCGGTCGACGGCGACCAGGTGCGCATGACCAACCACGACTGGACTTTTTCGATCGAAGCGACGCGCCGCGCGCTCGGCTTCGACACGCTGCTCGTCGTGAACGACTTCACCGCGCTCGCGATGGCGCTGCCGGGCCTGACCGACACGCAGCGGCAACAGGTCGGCGGCGGCCAGCGCCGGCAGAACAGCGTGATCGGATTGCTCGGGCCGGGCACCGGCCTCGGCGTGTCCGGCCTGATTCCGGCCGACGACCGCTGGATCGCCCTCGGCAGCGAAGGCGGTCACGCGAGTTTCTCGCCGCAGGACGAGCGCGAAGACCTGGTGCTGCAATTCGCGCGCAAGAAATGGCCGCACGTGTCGTTCGAGCGCGTGTGCGCAGGGCCGGGCATCGAACTGATCTACCGCGCGCTCGCCGCGCGCGACAAGAAGCGCCTGCCCGCGAACCTCGACACCGCCGACGTCGTGACGCGCGCGCAGGGAGGCGAGCCGCTCGCGGCCGAGGCGGTCGAATGCTTCTGCGGGATTCTCGGCTCGTTCGCCGGCAACATCGCGGTGACCCTCGGCGCGCTCGGCGGCATCTACATCGGCGGCGGCGTCGTGCCGCGCCTCGGCGAACTGTTCACGCGCTCGTCGTTCCGCGCGCGCTTCGAGGCGAAGGGCCGCTTCGACGCGTATCTCGCGAACGTGCCGACCTACGTGATCACCGCCGAATATCCGGCGTTCCTCGGCGTGTCCGCGATCCTCGCGGAGCAGTTGTCGAACCGCGCGGGCGGCGGCTCGTCGGCGGTGTTCGAGCGCATCCGCCAGATGCGCGACGCGCTGACGCCGGCCGAACGCCGCGTCGCGGACCTCGCGCTGAATCACCCGCGCTCGATCATCAACGACCCGATCGTCGACATCGCGCGCAAGGCCGACGTGAGCCAGCCGACGGTGATCCGCTTCTGCCGCTCGCTCGGCTGCCAGGGGCTGTCCGACTTCAAGCTGAAACTCGCGACCGGCCTGACCGGCACGATCCCGGTGAGCCACAGCCAGGTGCACCTCGGCGACACCGCAACCGACTTCGGCGCGAAGGTGCTCGACAACACCGTGTCCGCGATTCTTCAACTGCGCGAGCACCTGAACTTCGAGCACGTCGAACAGGCGATCACGCTGCTGAACAGCGCGCGCCGCATCGAGTTCTACGGGCTCGGCAACTCGCACATCGTCGCGCAGGACGCGCACTACAAGTTCTTCCGCTTCGGCATTCCGACGATCGCGTACGGCGACCTGTACATGCAGGCCGCGTCGGCCGCGCTGCTCGGCCGGGGCGACGTGATCGTCGCGGTGTCGAAGTCGGGCCGCGCGCCCGAACTGCTGCGCGTGCTCGAAGTCGCGATGCAGGCCGGCGCGAAGGTGATCGCGATCACGTCGAGCAACACGCCGCTCGCGAAGCGCGCGACCGTCGCGCTCGAAACCGACCACATCGAGATGCGCGAGTCGCAACTGTCGATGATCTCGCGGATCCTGCATCTGCTGATGATCGACATTCTCGCGGTCGGCGTCGCGATCCGCCGCGCGTCGCCGGACGCCGACGTCAGCGACGCGGTTGCGCGCGCGAAGGAGAACGCCGACGACGATGCGACCGCGGTGCTCGACTGGCTGAGTCACGGCGCGTCGTCGACGACGCGCGACTGA
- the hemL gene encoding glutamate-1-semialdehyde 2,1-aminomutase yields the protein MSNTQSRNQLLFERAQRTIPGGVNSPVRAFRSVGGTPRFIERAQGPYFWDADGKRYIDYIGSWGPMIVGHVHPDVLAAVERVLSQGFSFGAPTEAEIEIAEEICKLVPSMEQVRMVSSGTEATMSALRLARGFTKRDRIVKFEGCYHGHADSLLVKAGSGLLTFGNPTSAGVPVDIAKHTTVLEYNNVEAIEEAFNAFGDEIAAVIVEPVAGNMNLVKGSPDFLGALRRLCTKHGSVLIFDEVMCGFRVAVGGAQQLYGIEADLTCLGKVIGGGMPAAAFGGRRDIMDHLAPNGAVYQAGTLSGNPIAVAAGLKTLQLIQAPGFYERLGAQTARLAQGLTEAAREANAPFVADSVGGMFGLYFADNVPARFSDVTKSDIAGFNQFFHRMLDAGVYFAPSAYEAGFVSSAHDDAVIDETIAAARRAFAAQAE from the coding sequence ATGTCGAACACCCAGTCCCGGAACCAGCTTCTTTTCGAGCGCGCGCAGCGCACCATCCCCGGCGGCGTCAACTCGCCGGTCCGCGCGTTCCGTTCGGTCGGCGGCACGCCGCGCTTCATCGAGCGCGCGCAAGGCCCGTACTTCTGGGACGCCGACGGCAAGCGTTATATCGACTACATCGGCTCGTGGGGGCCGATGATCGTCGGCCACGTGCATCCGGACGTGCTCGCGGCCGTCGAGCGCGTGCTGTCGCAGGGCTTCTCGTTCGGCGCGCCGACCGAGGCCGAGATCGAGATCGCCGAGGAAATCTGCAAGCTCGTGCCGTCGATGGAGCAGGTGCGGATGGTGTCGAGCGGCACCGAGGCGACGATGAGCGCGCTGCGCCTCGCGCGCGGCTTCACGAAACGCGACCGGATCGTCAAGTTCGAAGGCTGCTATCACGGTCACGCGGACAGCCTGCTCGTGAAGGCCGGTTCCGGCCTGCTGACGTTCGGCAACCCGACGTCCGCCGGCGTGCCGGTCGACATCGCGAAACACACGACCGTGCTCGAATACAACAACGTCGAAGCGATCGAGGAAGCGTTCAACGCGTTCGGCGACGAGATCGCCGCGGTGATCGTCGAGCCGGTCGCCGGCAACATGAATCTCGTGAAGGGCTCGCCCGACTTCCTCGGCGCGCTGCGCCGGCTGTGCACGAAGCACGGCAGCGTGCTGATTTTCGACGAGGTGATGTGCGGGTTCCGCGTCGCGGTCGGCGGCGCGCAGCAGCTGTACGGCATCGAGGCGGACCTGACCTGCCTCGGCAAGGTGATCGGCGGCGGGATGCCGGCGGCGGCGTTCGGCGGCCGCCGCGACATCATGGATCATCTCGCGCCGAACGGCGCGGTCTATCAGGCCGGCACGTTGTCGGGCAACCCGATCGCCGTCGCCGCCGGCCTCAAGACGCTGCAACTGATCCAGGCGCCCGGCTTCTACGAGCGCCTCGGCGCGCAGACCGCGCGCCTCGCGCAAGGCCTGACCGAAGCGGCGCGCGAAGCGAACGCGCCGTTCGTCGCCGATTCGGTCGGCGGCATGTTCGGCCTGTATTTCGCGGACAACGTGCCAGCGCGCTTCTCCGACGTGACGAAAAGCGACATCGCGGGCTTCAATCAGTTCTTCCACCGGATGCTCGACGCGGGCGTCTATTTCGCGCCGTCCGCGTACGAAGCGGGTTTCGTGTCGAGCGCGCACGACGACGCGGTGATCGACGAAACGATCGCGGCCGCCCGTCGCGCGTTCGCCGCGCAGGCCGAATAA
- a CDS encoding carbohydrate ABC transporter permease, translated as MTASLSGKGNASTSAPRRRTSPMAALADRWIPKLVLSPSILISLVFVYGFIAITGWLSLTNSRLLPRYDFAGFERYRELFANDVWWTSAANLGWFGIPFIVICVALGLFLAILLDQQIRNEGALRAVFLYPMALSYIVTGTAWQWILNPDLGVQQVLRDWGWTSFAFDWLDDPDRAIFCIVIAAVWQSTGFVMALFLAGLRGVDGEIFKAAQVDGATLPTIYRKIVIPSMRPVFFSVLLILCHITIKTFDLVVALTAGGPGTSSSLPAIFMYTFSFNRGQLGVGAASSMMMLATVVAVLVPLMYMESRSTRNAA; from the coding sequence GTGACTGCTTCTCTTAGCGGAAAGGGCAACGCATCGACGTCCGCGCCCCGCCGCCGCACGTCGCCGATGGCGGCGCTTGCAGACCGCTGGATCCCGAAGCTGGTGCTTTCCCCCAGCATCCTGATCAGCCTCGTTTTCGTCTACGGTTTCATCGCGATTACCGGCTGGCTGTCGTTGACCAACTCGCGACTGCTGCCGCGCTACGACTTCGCCGGCTTCGAGCGTTATCGCGAGCTGTTCGCGAACGACGTCTGGTGGACGTCGGCCGCGAACCTCGGCTGGTTCGGCATTCCGTTCATCGTGATCTGCGTCGCGCTCGGGCTGTTCCTCGCGATCCTGCTCGACCAGCAGATCCGCAACGAAGGCGCGCTGCGCGCCGTGTTCCTGTACCCGATGGCGCTGTCGTACATCGTGACCGGCACCGCGTGGCAGTGGATCCTGAATCCGGACCTCGGCGTGCAGCAGGTGCTGCGCGACTGGGGCTGGACGAGTTTCGCGTTCGACTGGCTCGACGACCCGGACCGCGCGATCTTCTGCATCGTGATCGCGGCCGTGTGGCAGTCCACCGGGTTCGTGATGGCCCTCTTCCTCGCGGGGCTGCGCGGCGTCGACGGCGAAATCTTCAAGGCCGCGCAGGTGGACGGCGCGACGCTGCCGACCATCTACCGCAAGATCGTGATTCCGAGCATGCGGCCGGTATTCTTCTCGGTGCTGCTGATCCTCTGCCACATCACGATCAAGACGTTCGACCTCGTGGTCGCGCTGACCGCGGGCGGGCCGGGCACGTCGTCGTCGCTGCCGGCGATCTTCATGTACACGTTTTCGTTCAACCGTGGGCAACTGGGGGTCGGCGCGGCGTCGTCGATGATGATGCTCGCAACCGTCGTGGCCGTGCTCGTGCCGCTGATGTACATGGAGTCGAGGAGCACGCGCAATGCAGCCTAA
- the pgl gene encoding 6-phosphogluconolactonase, with amino-acid sequence MIELHAFDDPRVQIDALARAVGDALQASLAAQAPPDVAAPAAASGLPARRATLAVSGGTSPRPFLAALSTHRLDWPHIDVTLVDDRWVPDTDSASNARLAHETLLQNEAAHARFLPLVDTSRTLDEQIAALNADPRRLLPDVAVLGMGEDGHTASIFADAPEWQEAITTPRPFVAVHPASAPHARVSWSLAALRQVGRLFLLIAGDRKLAVLQQAAAAPQKNAISKLANDKGVKLDVYWCAN; translated from the coding sequence GTGATCGAGCTTCACGCTTTCGACGACCCGCGCGTCCAGATCGACGCGCTGGCGAGAGCCGTGGGCGACGCGCTACAGGCGTCGCTCGCCGCTCAGGCGCCCCCCGACGTGGCCGCACCGGCCGCCGCGTCCGGCCTGCCCGCACGCCGTGCAACCCTCGCCGTGTCCGGCGGCACGAGCCCGCGCCCGTTTCTCGCGGCGCTGTCCACCCACCGCCTCGACTGGCCGCACATCGACGTCACGCTCGTCGACGACCGCTGGGTGCCGGACACCGACTCCGCGAGCAACGCGCGCCTCGCACATGAAACGCTGCTGCAGAACGAGGCCGCGCACGCGCGCTTCCTGCCGCTCGTCGATACGTCGCGAACGCTGGACGAGCAGATCGCCGCGCTGAACGCGGACCCGCGCCGGCTGCTGCCGGACGTCGCGGTGCTCGGCATGGGCGAGGACGGCCACACCGCGTCGATCTTCGCGGACGCGCCCGAATGGCAGGAAGCGATCACGACCCCGCGCCCGTTCGTCGCCGTGCATCCGGCGAGCGCGCCGCATGCGCGCGTGAGCTGGTCGCTCGCCGCGCTGCGCCAGGTCGGGCGCCTGTTCCTGCTGATCGCGGGCGACCGCAAGCTCGCGGTGCTGCAACAGGCCGCAGCCGCGCCACAAAAAAACGCCATCTCGAAGCTGGCCAACGATAAGGGAGTGAAACTCGATGTCTACTGGTGTGCAAACTAG
- a CDS encoding carbohydrate ABC transporter permease, with protein sequence MQPKMTISRAVVYAALILFALYFLFPLYVMLSTSFKGLDQLHTGNMLTPPSNPSFAPWVKAWSEACTGVRCDGMKPFFMNSVKMVIPAVLLSSIIGAFNGYVLTHWRFRGADAFFTMLLVGCFIPFQAILLPMARLQGYFGLSNTIPGLVLVHVVYGIAFTTMFFRNFYVSVPAELVKAARIDGAGFFMIFTRIMMPLSLPIFMVCLIWQFTQIWNDFLFGIVFSGVDSMPITVALNNLVNTSTGVKEYNVDMAGAIIAALPTLLVYVIAGRYFVRGLTAGAVKG encoded by the coding sequence ATGCAGCCTAAGATGACGATAAGCCGCGCGGTCGTCTACGCGGCGCTGATCCTGTTCGCGCTTTATTTCCTGTTTCCGCTGTACGTGATGCTGTCGACGTCGTTCAAGGGCCTCGACCAGCTGCACACCGGCAACATGCTGACGCCGCCGTCGAACCCGAGTTTCGCCCCGTGGGTCAAGGCGTGGAGCGAGGCGTGCACCGGCGTGCGCTGCGACGGCATGAAGCCGTTCTTCATGAACTCGGTGAAGATGGTGATCCCGGCGGTGCTGCTGTCGTCGATCATCGGCGCGTTCAACGGCTACGTGCTCACGCACTGGCGCTTTCGCGGCGCGGATGCGTTCTTCACGATGCTGCTGGTCGGCTGCTTCATTCCGTTCCAGGCGATCCTGCTGCCGATGGCGCGGCTGCAAGGCTACTTCGGCCTGTCGAACACGATTCCCGGCCTCGTGCTCGTGCACGTCGTGTACGGGATCGCGTTCACGACGATGTTCTTCCGCAACTTCTACGTGAGCGTGCCGGCCGAGCTGGTGAAGGCCGCGCGCATCGACGGCGCGGGTTTCTTCATGATCTTCACGCGGATCATGATGCCGCTGTCGCTGCCGATCTTCATGGTGTGCCTGATCTGGCAGTTCACGCAGATCTGGAATGACTTCCTGTTCGGGATCGTGTTCTCGGGCGTCGATTCGATGCCGATCACGGTGGCGCTGAACAATCTGGTGAACACGTCCACGGGCGTGAAGGAATACAACGTCGACATGGCCGGCGCGATCATCGCCGCGCTGCCCACGCTGCTCGTCTATGTGATCGCCGGCCGCTACTTCGTGCGCGGCCTCACGGCGGGCGCGGTGAAGGGTTGA
- a CDS encoding Bcr/CflA family multidrug efflux MFS transporter — MPHSTRRRPDGRLILLLGALAACGPLATDMYLPSLPSIAQSFGVSAAAAAATLTSFMAGFSIGMLLYGPVSDAYGRRPVLLAGVALFIVASIACWLSFSIGNLIVMRFLQALGAGAASVLARAIARDAHEPSDAAKVLSMVALVTSVGPLLAPLIGGQLLLIGGWRTVFVVLTLFGVACVVAAWLRVPETWPPEKRASSAVLKSFAAYGRLLRDPIVWGHMLCGGMAFASMFTYISATPFVYIQYFHVSPQHYGLFFGLNVFGIMTGNFLNTRFVGRLGALRLVSIASTISCVASLFVALMCVTGWGGLWSIVVGLFFVVAVVGVLSANCATDLMYRYPRNAGAAAAVFGATQLGLGALASVAVGLWPGISPVGMGWTIGVCGVLCYVGRMMVVRWHGRPAPGEANAVSS; from the coding sequence ATGCCTCACTCGACCCGACGCCGGCCCGATGGCCGGCTGATCCTGTTGCTCGGCGCGCTCGCCGCCTGCGGCCCGCTCGCGACCGACATGTATCTGCCGAGCCTGCCGTCGATCGCGCAGTCGTTCGGCGTATCCGCTGCGGCCGCCGCCGCGACGCTGACGAGCTTCATGGCGGGTTTCTCGATCGGGATGCTGCTGTACGGCCCGGTGTCCGACGCCTACGGCCGCCGTCCGGTGCTGCTCGCGGGCGTCGCGCTCTTCATCGTCGCGAGCATCGCGTGCTGGCTGTCGTTCTCGATCGGCAACCTGATCGTGATGCGCTTCCTGCAGGCGCTCGGCGCGGGCGCGGCGTCGGTGCTCGCGCGTGCGATCGCGCGCGACGCGCACGAGCCGTCCGACGCCGCGAAGGTGCTGTCGATGGTCGCGCTCGTCACCTCGGTCGGCCCGCTGCTCGCGCCGCTGATCGGCGGGCAGTTGCTGCTGATCGGCGGCTGGCGCACGGTGTTCGTCGTGCTGACGCTGTTCGGCGTCGCGTGCGTGGTCGCCGCGTGGCTGCGCGTGCCGGAGACGTGGCCGCCCGAGAAGCGCGCGAGTTCGGCCGTGCTCAAGTCGTTCGCCGCGTATGGCCGGCTGCTGCGCGACCCGATCGTCTGGGGGCACATGCTGTGCGGCGGGATGGCGTTCGCGTCGATGTTCACGTATATCTCCGCGACGCCGTTCGTGTACATCCAGTATTTCCACGTGTCGCCGCAGCACTACGGGCTGTTCTTCGGGCTGAACGTGTTCGGCATCATGACCGGCAACTTCCTGAACACGCGTTTCGTCGGCCGGCTCGGCGCGCTGCGGCTCGTGTCGATTGCATCGACGATCAGCTGCGTCGCGTCGCTGTTCGTCGCGCTGATGTGCGTGACCGGGTGGGGCGGGCTGTGGTCGATCGTCGTCGGGCTGTTCTTCGTCGTCGCGGTGGTCGGCGTGCTGTCCGCGAACTGCGCGACCGACCTGATGTACCGCTATCCGCGTAACGCGGGCGCGGCCGCCGCCGTGTTCGGCGCAACGCAGCTCGGCCTCGGCGCGCTCGCGAGCGTCGCCGTCGGGCTGTGGCCCGGCATCTCGCCGGTCGGGATGGGCTGGACGATCGGCGTCTGCGGCGTGCTGTGCTACGTCGGCCGCATGATGGTCGTGCGCTGGCACGGCCGGCCCGCGCCGGGCGAAGCGAACGCGGTGTCGTCCTGA
- the zwf gene encoding glucose-6-phosphate dehydrogenase, with protein MQTDLSFTFVLFGATGDLSMRKILPALYEAHRSGMLAPSGKIVGVARHEETRDDYLNWVEEHVKPHVAKNGLDESAWASFLERIVYVKLDLSRAEDFTKLRDAVEPLPGIRVFYLATGPSLFVPICRALAGVGLNGNARIVLEKPLGYDLKSSNAINDAVGEIFAEGQIYRIDHYLGKEPVQNLLALRFGNALFEPLWRREWVESIQITIAEELGVEGRGDFYDNTGALRDMVQNHLLQLLSIVAMEPPHSMDSDSVRDEKLRVLRALKPINPLDIPKVAVRGQYHAGVIRGQPVPAYATEKGVKPDSRTETFAALKVEIENWRWAGVPFFLRTGKRLADRVAEIVVNFRPVPHSALGATALRAGSNRLVIRLQPNETIRLYCLAKQPGEGMNLASVHLDLAFDQFFREGQMEAYQRLLLDVINGRLALFVRRDEQEAAWKWVEPILNEWASSPRPPKPYAAGTWGPAASSAMLAQHGTCWLEEEN; from the coding sequence ATGCAAACCGATTTGAGTTTCACGTTCGTTCTGTTCGGCGCAACCGGCGACCTGTCGATGCGCAAGATCCTGCCGGCTCTTTATGAAGCGCATCGCTCGGGGATGCTTGCCCCGTCGGGCAAGATCGTCGGCGTCGCGCGCCACGAGGAAACCCGCGACGACTATCTGAACTGGGTCGAAGAACATGTGAAGCCGCACGTCGCGAAGAACGGCCTCGACGAAAGCGCATGGGCCAGCTTCCTCGAACGCATCGTGTACGTGAAGCTCGACCTGTCGCGCGCGGAGGACTTCACGAAACTGCGCGACGCCGTCGAACCGCTGCCCGGCATCCGCGTGTTCTATCTCGCGACCGGCCCGTCGCTCTTCGTGCCGATCTGCCGCGCGCTCGCGGGCGTCGGCCTGAACGGCAACGCGCGCATCGTCCTCGAAAAGCCGCTCGGCTACGACCTGAAGTCGTCGAATGCGATCAACGACGCGGTCGGCGAGATCTTCGCGGAAGGCCAGATCTACCGGATCGACCACTATCTCGGCAAGGAGCCGGTGCAGAACCTGCTCGCGCTGCGCTTCGGCAACGCGCTGTTCGAGCCGCTGTGGCGCCGCGAATGGGTCGAGAGCATCCAGATCACGATCGCGGAGGAACTCGGCGTCGAAGGCCGCGGCGACTTCTACGACAACACCGGCGCGCTGCGCGACATGGTCCAGAACCACCTGTTGCAACTGCTGTCGATCGTCGCGATGGAGCCGCCGCATTCGATGGATTCGGACTCGGTGCGCGACGAAAAGCTGCGCGTGCTGCGCGCGCTGAAGCCGATCAATCCGCTCGACATCCCGAAGGTCGCGGTGCGCGGCCAGTATCATGCGGGAGTGATCCGCGGCCAGCCGGTGCCCGCGTATGCGACCGAGAAAGGCGTGAAGCCGGACAGCCGCACCGAGACATTCGCCGCGCTGAAGGTCGAGATCGAGAACTGGCGCTGGGCCGGCGTGCCGTTTTTCCTGCGCACCGGCAAGCGTCTCGCGGACCGCGTCGCGGAGATCGTCGTGAACTTCCGTCCGGTGCCGCATTCGGCGCTCGGCGCAACCGCGCTGCGGGCCGGCTCGAACCGCCTCGTGATCCGGCTGCAGCCGAACGAGACGATCCGTCTGTACTGTCTCGCGAAGCAGCCGGGCGAAGGGATGAACCTCGCGAGCGTGCACCTCGACCTCGCGTTCGACCAGTTCTTCCGCGAAGGCCAGATGGAAGCGTATCAACGCCTGCTGCTCGACGTCATCAACGGACGGCTCGCGCTTTTCGTGCGGCGCGACGAGCAGGAAGCGGCATGGAAGTGGGTCGAGCCGATCCTGAACGAATGGGCGAGTTCGCCGCGTCCGCCGAAGCCGTATGCGGCGGGCACGTGGGGACCGGCCGCGTCGAGCGCGATGCTCGCGCAGCACGGCACCTGCTGGCTCGAAGAAGAGAACTGA